TAGCTCCCCTGCATCCTGGGCATTTGTGAAAAGAAATGCGCAAGCGAACGCCCAGTTGATTCGACTGTTTTCCCGACTCTAGATGTGCGTTAACGAACTCGTAAACGCAAACATTACAGGTTGCTACCAGGGGGTGCTGATTCTGCCCATGAACGCAGAGCGATGAAGTTAAGCATCTCTCCCTTTCATTAAATGCTCTTGTAGCAAAGACACGTTAAGTGAAGGGCACTGCGAAAGCATGCGGCACACtgtgatgcggctttttttccTTTGAGGCTGATAGGTTTGCCGCCGGAGCGGATGCAGCAGTGTGATGACTTCGTGCACTGCCTACGAGATTCAAGGTCTCCAGCTGCTCGGCGAAGAAGCAGATAGGCGCGGTGCGAATAACgaatgcagaagagaaaaagaaatgctccCGTGTTTGTTTCGGAACCTTTCCACTTTGTCGTGTCTCTTCGTTTTCCTCTACTCGCCGTGATTCGCCCGCATGCACCCCACATCATTACATCGCCACGTGACGGCTAAAAGCAACTTTAAGAGGTCCGGTTCCCGCTTCGTTAGACAGTTTGACTGTCCCGTGACATTTATAGCATTAGTTACTCGAGTTGACCGCAAATGCCACATCTCCAACTCGGCGTTATTAAATGGTCTCACCTAAGCTAAGCCGCGCCAGTGGATATGCTTTGTCGCATAGAGTTCGTGTCATTGTTCATTAGACAATGTGAGCTTGGGCAAATACATCACCGATGGGTCGCTTATCCCTCTAGGgaatatacacacatacaccataTGGATAtggaatacacacacacaccaagaaGTGAAAATTAAAGAAAGATGCTACGTACCATAAATATACTGTCAGTTTGGAGTTAGAAACGGCCGCCATACTCTACTCACACCCAAATCAGAAGAAATACCTGCCGCAGTGTGTCCAGCCTTATGCTCAGCACAGATTGAAATTAAGCCCGTTTGTGTGATCAGTTCACGAATACTGTATCAGTACACTAAAGAATACTAATACGAATCACCTTCTACACAGCGCAGCATAAATGTACAGCCTAACAATTCTTGCATCGAAGTCAGTGACTGTACGCTTGTGGCAACCACATACCGATGGcggcgaaacgcaaaaacactCGCTTACCTAGCTCCGGGTGCACATTACAAAACTCCAGGCAGCAAGAATTATCTGAAGCCTTCAACTATGCCGTCTCTCATAGCAGCAACAGTTTCATCTGAGCTCCCTGGTCCGTGATTGCTGCAGCGTACTGCCTAAAGTTAGGATCTTAAGGACACAACACGATAACAGCCGTGTGTCGTGTTGCCCCCTTCTTGTCCTGTTTGTAAATTTACGCTTTACGCTACAGTACCCTCTCGTagcaaggtctgactacgggctagttggaattccatggtataactcgtcacttacagcgcaaacatagacggaggacaaaaaggacgacgtagacaagcgctgtctgccaactgatttttatttttttcagaaccaaacatatataccctaaaacaccaagacaaaagcgccctctagaagcaacacccgacatgagaatgcattcagaattttacctaagatgaacgagagcgcatgtgcgatctcaggaaacccagttctttttctgttagtgcgatagatggcttactaaccgagtcgtcatcggcaatcgctgctgcttcaatgaaaCCAATGAAACTACtagaattatcattgaagcagcagcgattgccgatgacgactcggttagtaagccatctatcgcactaacagaaaaagaactgggtttcctgagatcgcacatgcgctctcgttcatcttaggtaaaattctgaatgcattctcatgtcgggtgttgcttctagagggcgcttttgccttggtgttttagggtatatatgtttggttctgaaaaaaataaaaatcagttggcagacagcgcttgtctacgtcgtcctttttgtcctccgtctatgtttgcgctgtaagtgacgagttATACCCTCTCGTAGCCCCTGTGTCGCTTTGCAAAGCTAAATATGCGAGTCGGAGAACAAAACTGGGAATGTACAGAGCGATGCTAAGCAAGTTGTTAATTGGTGAAACGTGCATGTCATTACTCCCATGGTGGCCGAGCGAGGAATGTGCATCTCGCAATTTTCTCACACCATCGTACATTATGCGTGCGCGCAGATATGAGCGACACCCAGGAAAGCCGACGGCAGCAGCACCAACACCCGACCCAAAGCCAAAGGGCGCGCGACCCAGCGACCGCTGCCGCCGCGTGCCGGACCGACACGCACGCCTCCCCGCTGGGAGAGCACCCGGCCAGCAGCTCCGGGAATCCCGACCCGGGCCACAACAAGCCATGGCCGCCGCGGATCTGCGGCGTGTGCGGCGATCGCGCCAAGAGCTACCACTTCGGCGGCATCTCGTGCGACAGCTGCAAGGCCTTCTTTCGGCGCTCGGTGCAGAACGAGGCCCAGTTCCAGTGCCCCAACCGCGGCAACTGCCGCATCACGCTGGCGTCCCGCAAGAGCTGCCAGGCGTGCCGTTTCGCCAAGTGCCTCGCCATCGGAATGGAGGCCAGCTGGGTGATGACCGAGCAGGAACGGCGGGCCAGAATGCAGCAGCGGCTGCTCGCCAAAGGGGGGGACAGCCGGCCAGCGGCACCGCGGTCCCTGGCGATGCCCCCGTCTGCCGAAGACGTGGAACTCCTCGAGGAACTTGTCCACGCTTACGTGGCCGGTTGCGCCGGCGCTCCCTTCGCGAGCTGCCTGCACCGCGAAGAAAGGTCCAGGACAGAGCTGCTGGACGTGTTTTTCACGCTCGTGCACCAAATAAGTGGATTCGCGCAGGGACTGGACGCCTTCGCGAGGGTTCGCGAGTCGGACAGACACATCCTGTTGAGGACGGCCGTGCTCGAACTGTGCTTCCTCCGCAGCGCGATGAACttcgacgacgacggcgacaggTGGCCCTCCAGAGTTCACTTCGGTGACGAGGCCACTTCTGTGCCTTCTGTGCGCGCTTCCGACGTGGAACGCTTAGTTCCGGTGGAACTGTGGGCGCTGCACCGGAAGTTCCTGGTGTCCACGCGGAGGCTCAAGCCTGACCCGCTCACACTGCTCCTGCTGTCGGCGATAGCGCTGTTGTGTCCGGACAGGGCCGGAATCAGAGACCTGGAGACCCTTTCCCTCCAGCAAGAGCGTTACTGCGCTCTGCTACGCAGGTATCGATATGAGTACATGAGGGTTCTCAGCATAAGGTCCCGTTTATTTTGCAACACGACTGTACGGATAAAGATTAATGAGCGAGAAATTAAGTCGAGGTCTGAGATAGAAAGCAGACAAACGCTCCTGTAGTTTGTCCCGTGTACTTGTTCTTGTTCAACTGATTTCTACCACGGTCCTCGTCTTCATTTCGCGCTCATTAATTTTTAATACAACATGAGCCGTCTAACACAACAAGAAGTGATCCTTCTACACGAGGCATGCTCTAATAATATGCTACTCCAAATCTCTTTAGCAAACAGTGTGTGTATTAAACTTCTCTCACCTAGCAATGTCATACTTTTGCTTCGAACTAGCACAAGAAAATTTAATTGTAGTCGAAACTGCAAAGGCGGCTAGCTAATCTTGCGAAATATGCAAAAAAATGACATGCCATTTCTggcgcttatttatttatttatttatttatttatttaatactaTTAACATCCTACTGAAGACCATTGCAGCAAGGGCGAAAATGAGTACAGCACGGCAAGAAAAATACAATGTCATAGTAGTACAAAACAGTCAATCAAAAAGATGCTACACATTTCTGGTAGGACATGTCCAGAGAGCATTCAAAAGCATAGACATCATCTGAAGCAACACCGGTAATGAGCAATTGGTTCCATAATTCAATTGCATATGAAAAAGACGAGGAATCAAAATCTATGCATATAGTTTTATGTGGCTGAAAAACATAATTTATTCGTGGATTTTTTCTTCCCGGGAAATGTAAATTTACTTTTCATTATCTGAAACGCTATCGTCTAATAGACAATGTCTCCATAAGGCGGGAAAACATCGGTATCAAAAAAGCAAACACACTTGAAGGAACATgacgtgaaaataaaaataaaaattacaaaACAGAGGAATCACTGCACTTTCCCCAAGTCCGGTAATCCGCGTTGTTTCCCTGATCGTGGAGTCTGTGCgcttgtcttcgtttcttcttgtgtccgtgttttgctgcgctaTCCAGATACCATTCCACGTAGAGTCCCGCATCAATCAAATGCGTACTCGTCCTTAATGCAAGCACCCGCCTCGATCActgagtggctatggcgttcagCTGCTTAGCATGGTGTCGCGTGTTTGATTGCAGGCCACAGCAGCCACATCTGAGTTGCCGAAATATTTGTGGTTGTTTTGGAGTTATGTGCACAATAAAGAAATCCAGGGGGTCAGAATTAAGCCGGGGTCCCTCACGGCGTCCGTCATAGTCCAAGTATTATTTCGGGACATTAAAGTCCACGAATCTATCAAGCAAATCTGCGTCTCTTGTCTTTCCAGCGCGTGATCTCGGACGCCATGTTCTCAGTTCGGTCGAGTTAGCAAAAGAGGTGCTGATAAGGCAGCTTTCGGttagttttgttttatttttcactcAGTGCAGTTTTTAAAAGAATCAGAGGACATACACCTAAACACTTACGAgtttttaatgtgaaagcattaatgtccttGAACGACGTATAGCGGTCCTCCTCgccggcaagcgagcgcgttgagtcATTCGGCGCGTTTCTGATTTGGcgttaccgaggcgcagttagagcgcaggcgagagcttgtgcggAAAAGTAACACGCTGATAGCGCAGGCTtcagagagcgagggtgacgtgccGTCGCGGCAATGCCTTCTCCCCTTGCGCAGCACCTGGCGCGTTAACGTCCgtcaggtgttccctttcgcccgctgtgCTCCATCGCAGCCAATGAaaactccgtcgaggcgcgcttgtgacgtggcgtcgcaggaATTTACCTGCCGTTTGGCTGCTACAGGTGACAGACGCcgactttttcgctcaatgagccatttgacgctaTCGCTTCAAAATGCTTTTGCATAACAAATGTAAAGCTTAGGTGAGGTGTATGGGTTGCTGCGGTGTTGGACTATGCGTTCACTTTTATCAGTTCGCGTTTCCTCCTGACCTCATCCTACCCTGTTCGTTTATCCGTTCCCGACAGTCCCGGACTGGCTGAGGTAGTGCTTTCAGACAATGACTGTTGCGTGTGCAGCGTTTCGGACAGTCCGGGACTGTCAGGGAGGGACAGTCGAAGAGGCACTTTAATGTTACATTCGACTGGTCGCATCGGAGCGCTCTCGCGGTTTACATTCCCCTGGTTCATCATGAGCGCCTCGTGCACTCTGCAGCTCACAGCGCTCGGAGGCGCCCCCAGCTTCAAGCTGGTAACCGAGATGCAACAGAAACTTGATCACGTCGCTACTGCGACTGCTCTGGGAGCAGCTAGCACGTTCCGACGGGGCACCTCAGTGCATCTGTAGCTCCGCTCTCTAGAGGTCTCCGCTTCCTTGCAAACCGTTTTCGAGCACAATAGGAACCAGTCGAATGTACCACAAGTTGGAAAATTCAACAGTTCAACTTTACTGTTACTGTTGACGCATTGCTGGAGTGTTCTTTTCCTTAAGGGACACCGAAATCACTTTTGTCACTCGCAAAAGCGTAGGTTCTCTACGTACACTGGAGCAGGGCATGACCGGTAGTCGACGGGCCATCGCAGGTACGTCACATGGCGCAAGATGGGGTCCATCGAGTTCGCCAAGGTTCTAATGCGGCTTCCCGACTTGCGCGAGCTGGCGGACGCGCACGCCGACTCGGACCTACTCTTCGACGCCAAGGAAGCGGCTGACGTGCAGAGGCATCTATCCAACGTCATGGTGAGCGTCGTCTGACTTTCCTCGACCAAGTCTTGCCCGAAAGTCGTATTGCGGCTTTACATGCTGGGTGCTCCGAAAGCCTTTCTTGCTAAACCATGTGTTTGTTTCAGCTAGTCGGCGCTACTTTGTTGCTGACGCGGCTTGGCGAATACTGATATGGAGCACCTACAAAAGAACGCAGAATGTTCACTTGAAAATGCTTCGCAAAATTTAGCATGGCAATCATGAGAGTGGAAACGCGTGGCTTGATTTTATCGACTATGCAAGCCATTTGCCACCGGATAAGGAGCGACCGCACCGCCGTTAATTCTTGCCAGCCATGACAGAAGTAGCGCGAAAATTCGGAATAGAAAACGGAGGCGACATGACATAGTTTCCTGTGGGTTCACCAGCCAGCCCAACAAATAATCACTGATAGACTGTTCTCACCAGCGTTATCTCCTATATGTCCGGTAAGCAAGAACAAAGAGTGGATTCAAATAAGACAACTATAAGCAACTGCAACAATATTTCATATGTGAGGTGTAAGAAAGAACGTGAAAAATGGCGAAGATACACAGGGATTCAGAAAACGCGCATGTGCTCGGCAGAGGCGACAGGGTGCTAATGTGTCCGAGCGCAGTGCAGAAAGGACAAGGccctgcagagagagagagagagagagagacagagagagcaaagagcggaaaggcagggaggtcaaccagacgagcgtccggtttgctgccctatacTGACGGAAGGGAAAGGGGGGACAGAAAAAAGCGGGATAAAGGAACACTGTGTGTGCACGTAGCAAAACGccttgaaatcagtcaagtccaagcaagtgccccgccaatacgttaggctgccgtcattctgctgtctgaagctaacCTTGGTGCTTTCCCGTAGCTGATGATGTACGTTGAAGTCATATGTGAAGACGAAAGAGCCACTTGTCGTCAGCAGTAAAttgcagtacgtggcagtatatCGTTAAAGCAACTCCCAGTCTTTTTGACATCATCGCGAATATAATGCTGCGGGACAATGAATTAAGGAACACACAGAACACGAGACGATTTCTCAGTTACAATTGATATTTATTGCAGCGAACACTTCATTTAGGTGCACAAATAGTCATATCCGATCCACCTCCATACCTTACTTGCCGTAGACTCAACTACATAATCTCTAACTCGGCGCATTTTGAGCtgtcacaaacaaacaaaatttgcGTGCGGTAACCACTGTACTATAAATACAAAACAAGAAATAAtgccgaaaatgaatgaaaaaacaatATCAAAATAGAATGCTGCTACACATCAGGTGCGTGCACACTGAAAGAACGAGTACCATGACCAACAggaataattttttaaaaatgtatGAGAATGGACCTAGATCAGAATGGTTATTTGATCGGATGATAAGTGTACTAGATGCCAGTTTGATCAATACCTATTGAGGTACTGGATCTCTGCCTCAATAATTGAAATGGATGGCTCGCTGAGGCAGCTGTCTCCCACTCCATCGATAACGTTTTGACAATGTCGGGGGAGCAATCAAGCAGCCACTCCTTGAGGAAGGCTGTAACTGAGGCTCTTACACGCGGCTGCACGACTTCCCGCATAATCCCATGTCGAACGTTGGCGTCAAGCGGGAAGCCACCGCACATCACGCCCGAAGGGAGTCGCGCCCTCATCCCGTGTTTATAGTGACGGTCGGTAGCCACTGAGTTTGCGCAGGCCTCGGTAAAACCACCTCGCGTCGGGTTAATTAAGGAGTCGCGTGGGTTAGCATAAATTGTGTGGTGGTTCGCATGCATATCATTAAATATTGAAAGAGAAAACGTGACATCCACCTGACAGCAGTACGAAGCTCCGAAAAATATACAATACGGATACCATGGTTTCCCGAAGAACTGACATAATCTTATGCGCTCGTCGGAACGGGCCATTGCAAGTATAGTTCGATACAGCACCGCGAAGCTGGCACCACTGAGGAGAAGCTGGAGACTTACTCGAGACGTGTCGTGTGCCATCTTGATCGCCTTCGATCCCCGCGTGACCAGGTATAGCGCCGATGGCAGAGTGGTGTAGCTAGTTTGAAGTAACGCGGTGGTCGTCACCAAGCACGCATGCGTAAGGGACCATATACGAGGGGTTACCCAAAAGAAAGCGGAGTAGTTCTGCCCTGCAGGTGGAGCTACCGTGGCGTATGCATTTCTCCTGCTGACCGAGCGTCGCGCCACTCGGTTCGAGTTCGTTGCGTGTGGCAGCTTCTCCCAAGATGTGTTTCCCCGGgcacagtgattttttttttctttcgtgaaaacAGTTTCGCTCCCTcctcatttctctttctttcctttttctttttttttttggaggggggggggagggatagCGGATTTAAGTGAACAGCGTGCGGCTgtgaaattttctttcttgctctaGAAAAATGCCGCACGAActgttgagatgttgaacactgCTTACAAGGACGGTGCTATTAATCAAGCCTTTCAGTTAGGAGTAATTAATAGATGGCTTAACAGCGTGTAACAAAAAAAGCTTGATTTGTGGAAGTCGGGGGACTGGCTTTCCCACCACGACAGTGCACTAGCTCACGCAGCCATGCCAGCGCGCCAGTTCTTggcaaaaaaatagaaagaaataacCTGACTCCCTTGCCCCTCGGCCCTTATTCACCTGACCTCGCTCCGTGGGACcttcttattttttcttgttttcttgaaTGAAGAAAGACTGCTAAAGGATGTGATTTCACGACGTAAAagaggtgaagaaaaaaaaattaccgacgattacgttacttcctaatgcgaaatttgagcgcagcaaataagctgtttcaccttttcgatagattgaggcaaagaaatcgagcaacacatgtatgcgctatcacagaatttttttttatttttcacacgtattcctttaacaaagactccactaacagttcttgacagtcatgaaggaagctttgtggtcggagaaatagactgatatatgttcgacttggtacaccaatgcttgattctcaaagacgagatctatacaagtgcctcgcgaggttgtcacagccgtgggacgcgttacgagcgagaggaacgggatgttctcccgcataagtgttaggaaattgctgtttgtctttatgtcaagccgccaccgatctggctctctgattgccaccgcacagggcgaacggcagcggcaatttcggctcgggcggtgcacatatacagatccgccgccaccgatctggctctctgattgccaccgcacaggggttgcattggaggaggagcgaagaaaggaattaagttcgagccggcgctttgacaaccggagactcgcaggaagaggggggaggggggcggcgtgtacacccagcggcaaacgatgggggcagaagcgcgcgcagcaagcggacaacacgataaagggaggagggaagagatagcgcCGACTGACTGAcacctcctctttctgcatggcggcgacggtgttctatgcagtcacgttatcttgactctctagcggcgtcagcggcattcagcggtatcagtcggtcgctgctagcgctggggggatgaaaggggggcggagctggttacgaggccgacgacaacgccgacgacgacgcgaaacccaggaacggacgccaaagagctgcgctctaaaaacgaGAAAGGAACTATCGGCAATCAAAACAGACAGTGTTTGAAAAATGTTTCGAAGAAAGGAATCGCAGATTTGACAAATGTATTAAGCGTGATGGAGAGTACTTTGAAGGTGACAGGGTTgttttgtacaaaaaaaaatacatagcTTTTTAAAAAGAATCCCGGTGACTTTTGGATACTCTTCGTATATAGTGGCCCTAAGCCACGGTTGCGTTCGAGTGCCGACACAGCCGTGCTTTAGAAATGCATTCGACGCAGCCCACGTGAAATTTATCACTCCGACTTATCTTCAGACTATAGTCGAACTCTCTCCACACTGTATGAAGAATACGAAAGATTGATGGCTTTCTGGAATGGCGCACACACTTAGTGCGTATAAAAAATGAGCAGCAAAGGAGAGTACACTACATTAGCTGTATGGGTCAGTTGAAACAACATGAATTATATAGAGTACATAGGGTATCTGATGTATAAGGTACGTTGTTTTGCTTGGATTGTAAGCTATTTTGAAAATTGCTCCTTTTGTTTTACGGTTATTTGGGCTGGTGAAGCTGCCACGAGCAGATTGTTTCTGCACTCGGTGACTACACCGGCGGCCACCACGGAGCTCTGGCGGTCGCTCATTGACTTCGTCCAAGACCCAGCAGCTCCACCGGTCGGCGCCCGGCATCAGGTCTACGCATACAAGCCCAAGCCCAGCGACACCCACCGACATCTCTCACAGTGCTACCTCTGAAGGGCCGTCGATAGTGGAAGAGGAAAACAGTTAACCTCCGTTTCCGTTTCCGACCTTACAGCCACCGCAGGGACATATactgtgcgcgtgtgcgtgtgcggaAATAAACCGCCATAATATCACATTTATGCAGGTGCGCACCGTCGAGGTTCCGTCCCAAGTCGGCGAAGTGGCGAGCGAGTCCCGCCACCTTCCGGGGCCGCGATGGAAGTTTCCGGGGGACCTGCAGCCGCTCAGCGCCACCGAGTCCGCCGGAGATGAGTCGGCCGAGGAAGAATCAGCCGAGGAATCGTCTAGTCAGGGATCGTCAGACCGTTCGGCACCGGGGGCCCGCAAAAGCTGACGCTTCCGGAACGGAGATGGGGGATTCGAAATCATCCATATATCCATGTACAGAGGCATAGGCAGTTGATGTACCTCAAGAAAGGGCTAATTTCGTAGCGCTGCCTGTTGACACCGAAAGCGCTAGCTGCCGCTCCATCAGCATCTCATGTCGAACCGAACGCATTAAAAAGATACGCATTTGTTTACGTTGCCTCAGTATCACTACGTGAAAGTAAAACGCCTCGTATCGCCCAATAGAAAAGAATCTGCTACATCCACGCAAGCCTAACTATTCGGAAGAAAAATCTGAATCTTTTCAAACACGTTTACTGCGGAAAGTAGACGAGGAAGTAGAACGGGTGCCAACTTCTCATTTTATTTAAAACGAGaattcgcctttttctgcacagccAAGTGACGTGATCGTGGGGAAAATATGCTTCAAAATGAATGACTAAAACAAAGCAAGAATGCTCAGTGAGCACTGCGCATACTAATCAAAAGGTGTATGTATTTATGACCTCGTCTAGTATGCATAGTGAATTTCTTTAAATATGACCCACCAACTAGTTAAAATCAACATTACAATCTGAATCTTCTCCGGCGTCTTGTCCAATAAAGGTGAGTTCAGGGCAATTCGCTTTGCCATGATGACAATGCTGCTAGAAAATATAGCCATAAGCTCCTGTATCAACGATCAGTAGCATAATTCGGGCAGAACCATGAATCTCTCTACAAAAGTCGACGTTAATGCAATTATTGTAATAATCCtggccacgacggccgcgtttcgatgggggcgaaatgcgaaaacacccgtgtacttggatttaggtgcacgttacagaaccccaggtcgtcaaaatttccggagtcctccactacggcgtgcctcataatcataaagtggttttggcacgtaaaaccccataatttatataatTATTGTAATAATGTAGCGACACGCCGGGTCACCACCGCCAAATCGCGTCATGGATGAGGCATGTACCGCAGACGGGCTCCACTCTCACGCTTTCCTCTGGACACGCTGTACCATCGAGTGAcgccgccgcgaagtccgcgcatGACACGTGTGTCAACGTTGTCTGAACATATATGACGCGAGTTCGATCATGcccagcaccggataaattttaaGGGATCAATACGGTTTTGACCGAGCGGCCTTGCCTCAGTGCAGCAGCCAGACGCACTCATTAGACCACGAACTACCAAGTGACCCGAGCCGGCGCGAAAGAGGTCAGACGCGGACCATGGAGgcaggaaagcgtaggagaggcccTGGCTAGCCCGGATGAGTTGAAGAGTGCGTGGCGGAAGTCACCTCCCACGAAACAGataacctcttaaaaacttcttgaaacagctacaaacggctatagacgtcttgctctatgataagactgaaaatgtCATTTCTTCTAAAGATAACCTCAGCAcctggaatatgctagtatatattctatctgcggtaaaacccactactggtgtcaccagagtctattttggtaaacacattcagaacgtctaactcaagaacttttttaGATCTTTTTGTccaaaagtgcataaaatgccaaacgtcctgttaaaagtgcggttaccgtcggtcGTCGGCGTTaacgaataaaagacgccacagaca
Above is a genomic segment from Dermacentor andersoni chromosome 8, qqDerAnde1_hic_scaffold, whole genome shotgun sequence containing:
- the LOC126525979 gene encoding vitamin D3 receptor-like, whose translation is MSDTQESRRQQHQHPTQSQRARDPATAAAACRTDTHASPLGEHPASSSGNPDPGHNKPWPPRICGVCGDRAKSYHFGGISCDSCKAFFRRSVQNEAQFQCPNRGNCRITLASRKSCQACRFAKCLAIGMEASWVMTEQERRARMQQRLLAKGGDSRPAAPRSLAMPPSAEDVELLEELVHAYVAGCAGAPFASCLHREERSRTELLDVFFTLVHQISGFAQGLDAFARVRESDRHILLRTAVLELCFLRSAMNFDDDGDRWPSRVHFGDEATSVPSVRASDVERLVPVELWALHRKFLVSTRRLKPDPLTLLLLSAIALLCPDRAGIRDLETLSLQQERYCALLRRYVTWRKMGSIEFAKVLMRLPDLRELADAHADSDLLFDAKEAADVQRHLSNVMVRTVEVPSQVGEVASESRHLPGPRWKFPGDLQPLSATESAGDESAEEESAEESSSQGSSDRSAPGARKS